Proteins found in one Crassostrea angulata isolate pt1a10 chromosome 3, ASM2561291v2, whole genome shotgun sequence genomic segment:
- the LOC128176961 gene encoding uncharacterized protein LOC128176961: protein MYKLLCFSVLLAAAMGDGYYGGGYGGGLFGGKGFYGGGLLGGYGGYGGLYGGYGGFGRGYGKGFGGLFGGYGGYGGYGGYGGYGGYGGYGGYGLYGGGYGGLFGGYGKGYGPVVTVISGGKGFGGFGKRKASSYLILHREKTCNEAIRPLKMNKLFCLSVLLAVALGDDYYGAGYDGGFGIGLLGGKGFYGGGLFGGYGGGYGGYLGGYGGYGGLYGGYGKGFGGLYSGFGGYGGYGGYGGLYGGYGGYGGGYGGLYGGFGGVNGGYGLGYGGSVTVISGGKGLGGIGKKLGYY from the exons ATGTACAAGCTACTGTGCTTTTCCGTGCTTTTGGCTGCTGCCATGGGAGACGGCTACTATGGCGGTGGATACGGCGGGGGACTTTTCGGCGGTAAAGGTTTCTATGGAGGCGGCCTTTTGGGTGGATATGGCGGTTATGGTGGATTATATGGCGGATACGGAGGATTTGGTAGAGGATATGGAAAAGGATTCGGTGGGTTGTTTGGTGGATATGGAGGATATGGTGGATACGGAGGATATGGTGGATACGGAGGATATGGTGGATACGGAGGATATGGTTTATACGGAGGTGGATACGGTGGTCTGTTTGGAGGATACGGAAAAGGATACGGGCCAGTCGTAACTGTTATTTCTGGCGGGAAAGGATTTGGTGGATTTGGAAAACGCAAA GCTTCTTCTTATCTTATTCTGCACAGAGAAAAAACTTGCAACGAAGCTATCCGACCCTTAAAG ATGAATAAGCTCTTCTGCCTCTCCGTGTTACTGGCTGTCGCGCTGGGCGATGATTACTATGGCGCAGGATATGACGGAGGATTTGGTATTGGACTTCTTGGAGGAAAGGGTTTCTATGGAGGCGGTCTATTTGGTGGATACGGTGGTGGATATGGAGGATATCTAGGTGGATACGGCGGCTATGGTGGATTATATGGCGGATATGGAAAAGGGTTTGGTGGCCTGTACAGTGGCTTCGGAGGATATGGGGGATACGGAGGATATGGTGGATTATATGGCGGTTATGGAGGATATGGAGGTGGATACGGTGGTTTGTATGGTGGATTCGGTGGAGTTAATGGCGGATACGGACTTGGATATGGCGGATCTGTAACGGTGATCTCTGGTGGAAAGGGACTAGGTGGAATAGGCAAAAAATTA GGTTATTATTGA